From one Trachemys scripta elegans isolate TJP31775 chromosome 14, CAS_Tse_1.0, whole genome shotgun sequence genomic stretch:
- the LOC117887509 gene encoding olfactory receptor 5V1-like — MENQTTVTKFILRKLSSDPQTQIFLFSMFLVIYLITLGGNIVIMVVIRADSHLHTPMYFFLFHLSFVDICYSSVTVPNMLMNFLAEHKTISVNGCIIQMFFILLSIGAEIFILSAMAYDRYAAICDPLRYMERMSKGICVQLVSGAWTIGFFHALLNTVFTSKLHFCGPNQINHFSCELPPLLQRSCTDTLTNQVVLLTSVVVFGSSSFLLTLISYIYIISTILRIRSVEGRRKAFSTCSSHLIVVGLWYLTAFFQYTKPSSVSSVVLDEIFSIQYSILTPMLNPIVYSLKNKEVKIALGKTLGKLKFLKKC; from the coding sequence ATGGAAAATCAAACGACAGTGACCAAATTTATTCTCCGGAAACTTTCCAGTGACCCACAGACGCAGATTTTCCTCTTCTCGATGTTTTTAGTTATTTACCTTATCACTCTGGGTGGTAACATAGTGATCATGGTGGTGATAAGGGCTGATTCTCACCTTCACACCCCTATGTACTTCTTCCTCTTCCACTTATCCTTTGTTGATATCTGCTATTCCTCAGTCACGGTGCCTAATATGCTGATGAACTTCCTAGCAGAGCACAAAACTATTTCTGTCAACGGCTGCATTATCCAGatgttcttcatcctcctctcgATTGGTGCTGAAATTTTCATTCTCTCAGCGATGGCTTATGACCGCTACGCTGCCATCTGTGACCCATTGCGTTACATGGAGAGAATGAGCAAAGGGATCTGTGTTCAGCTGGTGAGTGGGGCATGGACAATAGGCTTCTTCCATGCCCTGCTTAACACTGTTTTTACCTCCAAGTTGCATTTCTGTGGGCCCAATCAAATCAACCATTTCAGCTGTGAGCTCCCTCCTCTATTACAACGATCCTGCACTGACACCCTCACCAATCAAGTGGTGCTTCTTACTTCTGTTGTGGTATTTGGGTCAAGCTCCTTCCTCCTCACGCTGATCTCCTACATCTACATCATTTCCACCATCCTGAGGATACGCTCTGTAGAGGGCAGGCGTAAAGCCTTCTCCACTTGCAGCTCACACCTTATTGTGGTTGGTTTATGGTACCTGACAGCCTTTTTTCAGTACACAAAACCCAGCTCAGTCTCCTCTGTGGTTCTGGATGAAATATTCTCCATCCAGTACAGCATCTTGACCCCCATGTTAAATCCCATTGTCTACAGCCTGAAAAACAAGGAGGTGAAAATAGCACTAGGGAAAACGTTGGGGAAATTGAAGTTTCTCAAGAAGTGTTGA